A window of Fundulus heteroclitus isolate FHET01 chromosome 15, MU-UCD_Fhet_4.1, whole genome shotgun sequence contains these coding sequences:
- the LOC118566145 gene encoding potassium channel subfamily K member 3-like, which produces MLYALLGIPLTLVMFQSVGERINTFVRYLLHRLKKCLGMRRTEVSMVNMVTIGFISCMSTLCVGAMAFSHFEEWSFFHAYYYCFITLTTIGFGDYVALQNKHALQTKPQYVVFSFIYILTGLAVIGAFLNLAVLRFMTMNAEDEKRDAEQRALLAHNGQAGGHINCFVDPASPSSTPPGCGGGSAVGGSGGGAASRGLRNVYAEVLHFQSMCSCLWYKSREKLQYSIPMIIPRDLSTSDTYMEQVEAFSNPLHSNGCMCSLQHHSGISSVSTGLHSINTYRRLNKRRSSI; this is translated from the coding sequence ATGCTCTACGCCCTCCTCGGCATCCCCCTCACTTTGGTCATGTTCCAGAGCGTCGGCGAGCGGATTAACACCTTTGTCCGATACCTGCTCCACCGCCTGAAGAAGTGCCTTGGAATGAGGCGCACTGAAGTCTCCATGGTCAACATGGTGACCATCGGTTTTATATCCTGCATGAGCACACTATGTGTGGGGGCGATGGCTTTCTCCCACTTTGAGGAGTGGAGCTTCTTCCATGCGTACTACTACTGCTTCATCACGCTCACCACCATTGGGTTTGGGGACTACGTGGCATTGCAGAATAAGCACGCCCTGCAGACCAAGCCACAGTACGTGGTCTTCAGCTTCATCTACATCCTGACAGGCCTGGCGGTAATCGGAGCCTTCCTCAACTTAGCAGTGCTGAGATTCATGACAATGAATGCTGAGGATGAGAAAAGGGACGCGGAGCAGCGGGCTCTTCTTGCCCATAACGGTCAGGCGGGTGGCCACATCAACTGCTTTGTAGACCCGGCCTCCCCGTCCTCCACGCCGCCCGGGTGTGGCGGTGGGAGTGCAGTCGGAGGGAGCGGCGGAGGGGCTGCGAGCCGCGGCTTGCGTAACGTTTATGCCGAGGTGCTCCACTTCCAGTCCATGTGCTCCTGTCTTTGGTATaagagcagagagaagctgcAGTACTCCATCCCCATGATCATCCCGCGCGACCTCTCCACGTCAGACACCTACATGGAGCAGGTAGAGGCCTTTTCCAACCCGCTTCACTCCAACGGCTGCATGTGCAGCTTGCAGCACCATTCAGGCATCAGCTCAGTGTCCACAGGTTTGCACAGCATCAACACCTACAGGAGACTGAACAAACGCAGGAGCTCCATCTAA